From Macrobrachium nipponense isolate FS-2020 chromosome 6, ASM1510439v2, whole genome shotgun sequence, a single genomic window includes:
- the LOC135216219 gene encoding uncharacterized protein LOC135216219, with translation MADEVAAINIHTEPMAIGDEVGGEFFFNFSRCTQIEVAHAASVCERTVNDWYNFCREVILHHIEHSSTPIGGPGKIVEIDEAKFGKRKYNRGRYIEGVWVFGGFERDSKKTFMVPVPDRSRETLVAQIRKWILPGTKIISDCWAAYSQLQLEGYTHETVNHSKNFVDPETGASTQNIERCWRDARADVPKYGRREDSFVKYLANHLFRRKYPKYEARFHVFMRAVANLYPPPVSPAEHEFDDSQ, from the coding sequence tttttttttaactttagccGGTGTACTCAGATAGAAGTTGCACATGCCGCTAGTGTATGTGAACGTACCGTAAATGATTGGTACAACTTTTGTCGGGAAGTTATATTACATCATATTGAACATAGTAGTACTCCAATAGGTGGGCCCGGCAAAATCGTCGAAATTGACGAAGCCAAGTTCGGGAAACGAAAATACAATAGAGGGAGGTACATTGAAGGAGTGTGGGTGTTCGGCGGGTTCGAACGTGATTCCAAAAAAACGTTTATGGTCCCGGTACCCGACCGTTCACGGGAAACGTTAGTTGCCCAAATACGGAAGTGGATATTACCGGGAACCAAGATCATCAGCGACTGTTGGGCAGCATACTCCCAGTTGCAACTGGAGGGCTACACGCATGAAACCGTGAACCACTCCAAAAATTTCGTGGATCCCGAAACTGGGGCATCAACCCAGAACATCGAACGTTGCTGGAGGGACGCGAGGGCTGACGTACCTAAATACGGCAGAAGGGAGGACTCGTTCGTTAAGTACCTGGCAAACCATCTCTTCCGCCGAAAATATCCAAAGTACGAAGCCCGGTTTCACGTGTTCATGCGTGCGGTCGCGAACCTGTACCCACCTCCCGTTTCCCCCGCCGAGCACGAATTTGACGACTCCCAATAA